Proteins from one Oscillatoria nigro-viridis PCC 7112 genomic window:
- the upp gene encoding uracil phosphoribosyltransferase, whose translation MSLQLRVYVPPHPLIKHWLAVARDAATPSVLFRSAMTELGRWLAYEAIREWLPTVETTVQTPLAECPATFINPEAPLVVVPILRAGLALLEGIQTVVPLASVYHLGMARNEETLEPICYLNKLPAQFNPETRVIISEPMLATGGTIVATMQELTARGIDPSLIRIISVVAAPPALKRLSAEYPSLMIYTATIDEIVNEQGFIVPGLGDAGDRTYGT comes from the coding sequence ATGTCCCTGCAACTGCGCGTTTACGTTCCTCCACATCCATTAATTAAACACTGGCTGGCTGTTGCCCGCGACGCTGCCACCCCATCGGTACTTTTTCGTTCTGCGATGACAGAATTGGGAAGGTGGCTGGCTTACGAGGCGATTCGAGAATGGCTGCCGACAGTGGAAACAACGGTGCAGACGCCTTTAGCAGAATGTCCGGCGACTTTTATCAACCCGGAAGCTCCGTTAGTTGTGGTACCGATTTTGCGGGCGGGTTTGGCACTGCTGGAAGGAATTCAGACGGTTGTACCGCTGGCTTCGGTTTACCACCTCGGCATGGCAAGAAATGAGGAGACGCTGGAACCGATTTGTTATTTGAACAAATTGCCGGCGCAGTTTAACCCGGAAACGCGGGTGATAATTAGCGAGCCGATGCTGGCGACGGGCGGGACGATTGTAGCGACTATGCAGGAATTGACTGCACGGGGAATTGACCCGAGCTTGATTCGGATTATCTCTGTGGTGGCTGCTCCTCCGGCTTTGAAGAGGCTGAGTGCAGAGTACCCGAGTTTGATGATTTACACGGCAACGATCGACGAAATAGTAAACGAACAGGGCTTTATTGTACCTGGTTTGGGAGATGCGGGCGATCGAACTTACGGCACATGA
- a CDS encoding GIY-YIG nuclease family protein, with translation MPDSIQQEARQILDTLAFTSFEQCQPLSHNFNTIPSRPGLYAVRHRVDGLLYIGKTKSLRGRFSGGHKAFLWAWLDKYNSEDVRIAIHPLSAWSNPALLLELEAIILRATEPPYNVQIPPEN, from the coding sequence ATGCCCGATTCTATCCAACAAGAAGCCCGCCAAATTCTTGACACCCTTGCCTTCACCTCATTCGAGCAATGCCAACCCCTCAGCCACAACTTTAATACCATCCCCTCTCGCCCTGGACTTTATGCTGTCAGACATCGTGTGGATGGCCTGCTTTACATCGGTAAAACCAAAAGCTTGCGGGGTAGATTTAGCGGCGGACACAAAGCATTTCTTTGGGCATGGCTCGACAAATACAACTCGGAAGATGTTCGCATCGCCATTCACCCGCTCTCGGCGTGGAGCAACCCTGCGTTATTATTAGAACTAGAAGCCATTATTCTGAGGGCAACTGAGCCGCCCTACAACGTTCAAATCCCACCGGAAAACTAG
- the crtH gene encoding carotenoid isomerase, protein MSAPTQSQLFSPNSRPTEQEFDVIVIGSGIGGLVTATQLAAKKAKVLVLESYTIPGGSAGYFDREGYRFDVGASMIFGFGQRGTTNLLTRALKAVNVTLETIPDPVQLHYHLPSGLELEVPQAYDKYLQELTDRFPHEREGIHKFYGECWSVFNCLNGMELLSLEEPGYLVRVFFQNPLACLGLVKYLPQNTGDIARRYIKDPTLLQFIDMECYYWSVVPADLTPMINAGMVFSDRHYGGINYPKGGVGQIAQKLVEGLEKCGGKIQYKAKAKKIITENGRAVGVELATGEVYRAKRIVSNATRWDTFEKLLPAEEMPASEKKWQQRYQKAPSFLSLHLGVEASAIPAGSACHHILLEDWDKMEAPEGTVLVSVPTVLDPDLAPAGYHIVHAFTSSWMEEWEGLSQPEYEEKKEEAAGRIIERLEKIFPGLDAGLDYMEVGTARSHRRFLGREDGTYGPIPRQKLMGLLGMPFNRTSMPGLYCVGDSTFPGQGLNAVAFSGFACAHRIAVDLGF, encoded by the coding sequence ATGTCAGCTCCTACCCAATCCCAGTTATTTTCTCCCAACTCCCGCCCAACAGAGCAAGAGTTTGATGTAATTGTCATCGGTTCCGGCATTGGCGGACTCGTGACAGCCACCCAGCTAGCCGCTAAGAAAGCCAAAGTTTTAGTGCTCGAAAGCTATACAATTCCGGGGGGTAGCGCTGGATATTTCGATCGAGAAGGCTACAGATTTGATGTTGGGGCCTCCATGATTTTTGGCTTCGGACAGCGGGGCACAACCAACCTCCTCACCCGCGCCCTGAAAGCAGTCAACGTCACCTTAGAAACCATTCCCGACCCCGTACAGCTTCACTATCACTTACCCAGCGGCTTGGAACTTGAAGTGCCCCAGGCTTATGATAAATACTTGCAAGAATTAACTGACAGGTTCCCTCACGAACGCGAAGGAATCCACAAATTTTACGGCGAATGCTGGAGCGTCTTCAACTGCCTCAACGGCATGGAATTGCTATCTCTAGAAGAACCCGGATATCTCGTCCGAGTCTTTTTTCAGAACCCTTTAGCCTGTTTGGGATTAGTAAAATATCTGCCTCAAAATACTGGCGACATTGCGCGGCGCTACATAAAAGACCCTACTTTGCTGCAATTTATCGACATGGAATGCTACTACTGGTCTGTAGTACCTGCAGACTTGACGCCGATGATTAATGCCGGAATGGTATTTTCCGACAGACATTACGGTGGCATCAATTATCCCAAAGGCGGAGTCGGTCAAATTGCCCAAAAATTAGTAGAAGGATTAGAAAAATGCGGCGGGAAAATTCAATACAAAGCTAAGGCTAAAAAAATTATTACAGAAAACGGCCGCGCTGTCGGAGTTGAGCTAGCAACCGGCGAAGTTTACCGGGCAAAGCGCATAGTTTCTAACGCCACGCGGTGGGATACTTTCGAGAAATTGCTGCCTGCAGAAGAGATGCCCGCGAGTGAAAAAAAATGGCAGCAGCGCTATCAAAAAGCCCCCAGTTTCTTGAGTTTGCATTTAGGAGTGGAAGCAAGCGCAATTCCTGCAGGTAGTGCCTGCCACCACATTTTGTTAGAAGATTGGGACAAAATGGAAGCGCCGGAGGGAACTGTTTTGGTGTCAGTTCCGACCGTGCTCGACCCGGATTTAGCTCCCGCAGGATATCACATCGTTCACGCTTTTACTTCGAGTTGGATGGAAGAGTGGGAAGGACTTTCACAGCCGGAATACGAGGAGAAAAAGGAAGAGGCCGCAGGGAGAATTATTGAAAGATTAGAAAAGATTTTTCCCGGTTTAGATGCCGGCTTGGATTATATGGAAGTTGGGACGGCGCGTTCTCACCGCCGCTTTTTGGGGCGCGAAGACGGAACTTACGGGCCGATTCCGCGACAGAAGCTAATGGGTTTGCTGGGAATGCCGTTTAACCGAACTTCTATGCCTGGTTTGTATTGTGTGGGTGACAGTACGTTTCCCGGACAGGGTTTAAATGCGGTGGCATTTTCTGGGTTTGCTTGCGCGCACCGAATTGCGGTTGATTTGGGTTTTTAG
- a CDS encoding DUF4327 family protein → MIHSTIPQIQYSLDVIQDEARHLVHEGVLSRQQPIYTLCQFIPPREWACVECELEKCDFLLRDRIADLIGSEQWDND, encoded by the coding sequence ATGATTCACTCCACTATTCCCCAAATCCAATACTCTTTAGATGTGATCCAAGATGAAGCGCGTCACCTCGTGCATGAGGGCGTACTCAGCCGCCAACAGCCCATCTATACCCTGTGCCAATTCATTCCGCCCCGGGAATGGGCCTGTGTAGAGTGCGAATTAGAAAAATGCGACTTCTTGCTGCGCGATCGGATTGCCGACCTGATCGGGTCTGAACAATGGGACAATGACTAA
- the rbfA gene encoding 30S ribosome-binding factor RbfA: MATSRRIERVASMVKREVSLMLLNGIKDDRVGAGMVSVTDVIVSGDLQHTKIFVSIYGTDEAKAETMEGLKSATSYVRSQLGQRLQLRRTPEVIFLEDHSLERGDKMLMLLNQLSADRKPDILDTEEEFADDESPD, encoded by the coding sequence ATGGCTACAAGTCGTCGCATTGAGCGTGTAGCTTCAATGGTTAAACGGGAAGTCAGCCTGATGTTGCTGAATGGAATCAAGGACGACCGGGTAGGTGCCGGTATGGTTAGCGTTACCGATGTAATTGTTTCGGGAGACCTTCAGCATACAAAAATTTTTGTCAGCATCTACGGTACTGATGAGGCGAAGGCCGAGACTATGGAGGGTTTGAAATCTGCAACTAGCTACGTCCGCAGTCAGTTGGGCCAACGATTGCAACTGCGCCGGACGCCGGAAGTGATTTTTCTCGAAGACCATTCTTTGGAACGGGGCGATAAAATGCTGATGCTGCTGAATCAGCTTTCTGCCGATCGCAAACCGGATATTTTAGATACCGAGGAAGAATTCGCTGACGATGAAAGTCCCGATTGA
- a CDS encoding EAL domain-containing protein, which translates to MSQSPRDRKTQLNMLNNDSSKYLPTLAQVIDRYPLTVAPDTPLAEVITLMGQRRGICSLNADIPPTDIYQPLTEIANPPTSSAYRDAAGICVFVVEKSLEKLSSHSAPHSQLQGIFTERDLVDLIASGKNLKGVTIAEVMRQPAATLTKSETQDIFSALILLGQRRIKHLPILDTQGQLLGVITPESIRQAMLKPANLLKMRRVKEVMTAQVIQAPRSASVRSLAELMAQHRVSCVVITESTELSMDLPFPIPVGIVTERDIVEFQALDIDLSQTIAQTVMSTPLFSLKQEDSLWVAHQEMHQRLVRRLVVTGERGELLGIVTQTNILRVLDPMEMSGAIDVLHDSVAERTRELENAIASLSLTNARLESEIATRLRAEARLHLLESAVVNANDAIVIMDAGDSDISDPTIIYANEAFTQMTGYLPEEIIGQTPSCLRGPESDPTQVAKIRCAFSRREPLRLELINYRKDGSTYWVELNSVPIADTSGNVTHWVSVQRDITERKRMEQAFFEEKELAQVTLQSIGDAVITTDADGCISTLNPVAETLTGWSALEAKGLPLASVLRIVDETTRRPIENIAEIALCEGRIVDQGHNSLLIARNNTEFAIDHCLAPIHASSGEIVGAVVVFRDVTQVRTQARQLTWQATHDPLTQLVNRREFEYQLEHALHGAQGYGQEHVMLYLDLDRFKIVNDTCGHAAGDELLRQVSQLFKSHIPKSDILARLGGDEFAVLLYHRPVERGLNVAETLLRSIQGFRFAWQDKTFSIGVSIGLVAINPKTASTSAILSAADMACYAAKNKGRNRVQVYQAGDRELIKQHGETEWVVQIHQALEENRFCLYSQPIVPLLNSPTTGTHCEILLRLQLETGELVSPMAFIPAAERYNLMHAIDRWVIRTLFSNLSNIFTANLLVQNPDVDSDKIVTFPAGSVLSDLQSSFGKYPNLYSINLSGDSLNEEKFIEFIQEQFSIHQIPPQIICFEITETVAIGNLSKAASLILQLKELGCQFALDDFGSGMSSFAYLKSLPVDYLKIDGNFIKHIVDNPIDIAMVEAITKIAHVMGIKTIAEYVENQTIMDKLNELGVDYAQGYHLGKPQPCNFTSPILEEVLGEFPVNPLAFEAKLAC; encoded by the coding sequence ATGTCGCAAAGTCCACGCGATCGCAAAACTCAATTAAATATGCTCAACAACGATTCTTCCAAGTATCTGCCAACCTTAGCTCAAGTAATAGACCGCTACCCCTTGACAGTTGCGCCCGATACCCCACTAGCAGAAGTAATTACCCTGATGGGCCAACGGCGCGGAATTTGCTCTCTAAACGCAGACATTCCACCAACCGATATCTATCAGCCACTAACAGAAATCGCAAATCCCCCCACCTCAAGCGCATATAGAGACGCGGCAGGTATCTGCGTCTTTGTCGTGGAAAAATCTCTAGAAAAATTATCCTCCCACTCGGCTCCACATTCTCAATTGCAAGGAATCTTCACCGAAAGGGATCTTGTCGATTTGATTGCCTCGGGCAAAAACTTAAAAGGTGTCACCATCGCAGAAGTGATGAGGCAGCCGGCAGCAACTCTGACAAAATCCGAGACTCAAGACATTTTCAGCGCCCTAATTCTGCTGGGACAACGAAGAATTAAGCACTTGCCAATATTGGACACTCAAGGTCAACTCTTAGGAGTAATTACCCCGGAAAGCATTCGCCAAGCCATGCTGAAACCGGCAAATCTCTTAAAAATGCGCCGCGTGAAAGAAGTAATGACCGCACAAGTCATTCAAGCACCTCGCTCCGCGTCAGTTAGGAGTTTAGCCGAGTTGATGGCGCAGCACCGCGTTAGCTGCGTAGTAATTACCGAATCAACAGAATTATCGATGGATTTACCGTTCCCCATTCCAGTAGGTATAGTCACAGAACGGGATATAGTCGAATTTCAAGCTTTAGATATAGATTTGTCCCAAACGATCGCCCAAACTGTGATGAGTACCCCCTTATTTAGCCTCAAGCAAGAAGACTCGCTGTGGGTAGCTCATCAGGAAATGCACCAGCGTTTAGTCCGCAGGTTGGTAGTAACGGGGGAACGCGGAGAACTCCTGGGAATAGTTACTCAAACCAACATACTGCGCGTACTTGACCCGATGGAAATGTCCGGGGCGATCGATGTTCTGCACGATTCAGTGGCAGAAAGGACTAGGGAATTGGAAAATGCGATCGCATCCCTCAGCTTGACTAACGCCAGACTAGAAAGCGAAATTGCTACCCGCCTTAGGGCCGAGGCCAGACTCCACCTTTTAGAATCTGCCGTAGTAAACGCTAACGACGCAATCGTGATTATGGATGCCGGAGACAGCGATATTTCCGACCCCACCATCATCTATGCCAACGAAGCTTTTACCCAAATGACGGGCTACCTACCCGAAGAAATCATCGGGCAAACCCCCAGTTGCTTGCGCGGCCCAGAAAGCGACCCAACCCAAGTCGCTAAAATTCGCTGTGCTTTCTCTCGCCGAGAACCCCTACGCCTAGAATTGATTAACTACCGCAAAGACGGTTCAACTTATTGGGTGGAACTCAACAGCGTACCCATTGCCGACACCTCCGGGAACGTTACCCACTGGGTGTCAGTGCAGCGAGATATTACCGAGCGCAAGCGCATGGAACAAGCCTTTTTTGAAGAAAAAGAACTCGCTCAGGTTACTCTACAATCGATCGGCGATGCCGTAATCACTACTGACGCCGACGGCTGCATTTCCACCCTGAATCCAGTTGCCGAAACACTTACGGGTTGGTCTGCATTGGAAGCTAAAGGTTTACCCCTCGCCAGCGTGCTGAGAATAGTTGACGAAACTACCAGGCGGCCGATCGAAAATATCGCCGAAATCGCTTTGTGCGAAGGTCGGATTGTTGACCAAGGACACAACAGCTTGCTGATTGCCCGCAACAACACCGAATTTGCGATCGACCACTGCCTCGCCCCCATCCACGCTAGCAGCGGCGAAATAGTCGGGGCCGTCGTTGTGTTCCGAGATGTCACGCAAGTGCGAACTCAAGCGCGGCAACTCACCTGGCAGGCAACTCATGACCCCCTGACGCAATTAGTCAACCGCCGGGAATTTGAGTACCAGCTAGAGCACGCCCTACACGGCGCTCAAGGTTACGGGCAAGAACACGTGATGCTTTACCTGGATCTCGATCGCTTCAAAATAGTTAACGACACCTGCGGTCATGCTGCAGGGGACGAACTGCTGCGCCAAGTCAGCCAGCTATTTAAAAGCCATATCCCCAAAAGCGATATTTTGGCGCGTCTCGGCGGCGATGAATTTGCCGTACTCCTGTATCACCGTCCCGTCGAACGAGGATTGAATGTTGCTGAAACGCTGCTGCGAAGCATTCAGGGATTCCGCTTTGCGTGGCAGGACAAAACTTTTTCGATCGGCGTCAGTATCGGTTTGGTAGCAATCAATCCCAAAACAGCATCGACATCTGCGATTTTGAGCGCGGCCGATATGGCATGCTACGCTGCTAAAAATAAAGGCCGCAACCGGGTACAGGTTTATCAAGCCGGCGATCGAGAATTAATCAAACAGCACGGCGAAACCGAGTGGGTGGTGCAAATTCATCAAGCTTTAGAAGAGAATCGCTTTTGCTTGTACTCTCAGCCGATCGTACCTTTGCTCAATTCTCCAACCACCGGAACCCACTGCGAAATCCTCCTGCGCCTCCAGTTGGAAACTGGTGAGTTGGTGTCGCCGATGGCGTTTATTCCGGCTGCAGAACGCTACAACTTGATGCACGCGATCGACCGCTGGGTAATTCGCACTTTATTTAGCAATTTATCTAATATTTTCACCGCCAATTTATTAGTCCAAAACCCCGATGTAGACAGCGATAAAATCGTTACCTTCCCGGCTGGCTCTGTTTTGTCGGATCTGCAATCGTCCTTTGGCAAATATCCCAACCTTTATTCAATCAACCTTTCTGGGGACAGCCTCAACGAAGAAAAGTTTATCGAGTTTATTCAGGAACAGTTTTCCATCCATCAAATACCGCCACAAATAATTTGTTTTGAAATTACCGAAACCGTGGCGATCGGTAATCTCAGCAAGGCAGCCAGCTTGATTTTGCAGCTCAAGGAACTAGGCTGCCAGTTTGCCTTGGACGACTTCGGCAGCGGGATGTCTTCCTTTGCTTACCTGAAAAGTTTGCCGGTTGATTATCTCAAAATAGACGGCAATTTTATTAAGCATATTGTCGATAATCCTATTGATATCGCCATGGTGGAAGCTATTACCAAAATCGCTCACGTCATGGGAATTAAAACTATTGCCGAGTATGTTGAGAATCAAACAATTATGGATAAACTCAATGAACTTGGGGTAGATTACGCTCAAGGTTATCATTTGGGCAAGCCTCAACCTTGTAACTTCACATCTCCTATTTTAGAGGAAGTTTTGGGGGAGTTTCCTGTTAATCCTTTGGCTTTTGAGGCTAAGCTGGCTTGTTGA
- a CDS encoding pentapeptide repeat-containing protein, protein MKRNLLAATFLITPLLLAGPARAENPAHVKQLLSTGQCFQCDLSGADLIGAHLIGADLREANLQGANLSSANLEGADLTGANLTGANLTQVFLTNASLNDADLDRANLTAAIINTADVSGASMQDMTITDAKIYNTQIGVGGSYDQ, encoded by the coding sequence ATGAAACGCAATCTATTAGCCGCTACCTTTTTAATTACTCCCCTACTGTTGGCCGGGCCGGCTCGCGCTGAAAATCCCGCTCACGTCAAACAGTTATTGTCAACGGGGCAATGTTTTCAGTGCGACTTGTCAGGAGCAGATTTAATAGGAGCCCATTTAATTGGTGCTGATTTGAGAGAAGCAAATTTACAAGGCGCAAACCTATCTAGTGCCAACCTCGAAGGCGCGGACTTGACGGGTGCTAACTTGACGGGTGCTAACTTAACCCAAGTTTTCCTGACTAATGCCAGTTTAAATGACGCAGACCTCGATCGGGCAAATCTGACCGCAGCTATCATTAACACCGCTGACGTATCCGGTGCATCAATGCAAGATATGACCATCACTGATGCCAAAATCTACAATACCCAAATCGGCGTCGGCGGCAGCTACGACCAGTAA
- a CDS encoding TMEM165/GDT1 family protein, whose translation MKLDSVPPSLSASDSVNLNYDLPQEVPLQIKEVTEICADSTPEPAELSVTVNPDICQEQKKLKPKHWAIFASTFATIFLAEIGDKTQLAILLMTAESRNPWMVFAGAGSALIATSLLGVLLGRWLASRIAPRTLERAAGVILLAISAVLLWEVLG comes from the coding sequence GTGAAACTTGATTCTGTTCCGCCAAGCTTGTCTGCTTCTGACTCAGTAAACCTCAATTATGATTTGCCACAAGAGGTACCACTACAAATAAAAGAGGTTACTGAGATTTGTGCTGATTCAACCCCGGAGCCCGCTGAACTCTCAGTGACTGTAAATCCCGATATTTGTCAGGAACAAAAGAAACTGAAGCCAAAGCACTGGGCAATTTTTGCTTCGACTTTTGCAACTATTTTTTTAGCTGAAATTGGAGACAAAACTCAGCTCGCGATTTTGCTGATGACGGCTGAATCTCGAAATCCTTGGATGGTTTTTGCGGGTGCGGGTTCGGCTTTGATAGCCACCAGTTTGCTGGGGGTGTTGCTGGGAAGGTGGCTGGCTAGTCGGATTGCTCCGAGAACTTTGGAGAGAGCAGCCGGAGTGATTTTACTGGCGATTTCGGCGGTTCTGCTGTGGGAAGTGCTGGGTTAA
- a CDS encoding glycoside hydrolase family 3 protein encodes MIDNLSLPELVAQMFVVRASGCLFDHQIRYPEWEPTASKLRYYLENLGVGGVILVGGSAAELALRSHQLQSWAKFPLLLAADIEEGVGQRFAGATWFGPPMAIAEVARHDAGKADRYAEGMGAVTAIEARAIGLNWILAPVVDVNNNPDNPVINVRAFGETPEIVGKLAAAFIRGAGQHPVLTTAKHFPGHGDTAVDSHLELPVLPHSPARLARVELPPFVEAMAAGVDAVMSAHLLIPAWDAEFPATLSRKILIGKLREELGFEGLIVTDALVMGAIANKYGANEAAVLAAEAGADVLLMPLDPEGAILAVCEAVTQGRISLSQIKESVKRIWKAKIKVGLPISDPPQPGRAQGHRPYKGGSKHLESIDSIDLSLLATPQARATAADILRDSLKFGGNLPLQVPKPAENQLLRNLIVVDDVLGCEFLGNHTPAIALPEQFGYELQLIDDRTGAIAENTGAENFYPTLLQIFIRGNCFRGSAGLTQAAQDWFKKLLKTGELQAVLIYGSPYVLEQFLPHLPPSIPYVFCYGQMPAAQSIALELLFGIDAKGNA; translated from the coding sequence ATGATTGACAATCTTTCCTTACCAGAACTGGTGGCCCAGATGTTCGTGGTGCGCGCTTCTGGCTGCTTGTTCGACCACCAAATTCGCTATCCCGAATGGGAACCAACTGCCAGCAAACTCCGCTATTATCTGGAAAATTTGGGCGTCGGTGGGGTGATTTTGGTGGGGGGAAGTGCTGCGGAGTTGGCGCTTCGATCGCACCAATTGCAGTCTTGGGCTAAGTTTCCCCTGCTGCTGGCGGCGGATATTGAGGAAGGTGTCGGCCAGCGGTTCGCGGGGGCGACTTGGTTCGGGCCGCCGATGGCAATTGCCGAAGTGGCGCGGCACGATGCAGGTAAGGCCGATCGATATGCTGAAGGAATGGGCGCTGTCACTGCGATCGAAGCTAGGGCGATCGGTCTAAATTGGATTCTCGCACCGGTGGTTGATGTTAACAACAATCCCGACAATCCTGTGATTAACGTCCGCGCTTTTGGCGAGACACCGGAAATTGTCGGGAAATTAGCCGCTGCTTTTATTCGGGGCGCAGGCCAACACCCGGTTTTGACTACAGCTAAGCATTTTCCCGGCCACGGCGACACGGCGGTTGATTCTCACTTGGAATTGCCGGTTTTGCCGCATTCGCCAGCGAGATTGGCAAGGGTTGAGTTGCCTCCTTTTGTCGAGGCGATGGCTGCTGGGGTCGATGCTGTGATGAGTGCTCACTTGCTGATTCCGGCTTGGGATGCCGAGTTTCCTGCTACTCTTTCTCGCAAAATTTTGATTGGGAAGCTGCGAGAAGAGTTGGGATTTGAAGGTTTGATCGTGACGGATGCTTTGGTGATGGGTGCGATCGCCAATAAGTACGGCGCTAATGAAGCTGCTGTTTTGGCTGCTGAGGCTGGTGCTGATGTTTTGCTGATGCCGCTTGACCCGGAAGGGGCGATTCTCGCTGTCTGCGAAGCTGTCACTCAAGGGCGGATTTCCTTATCACAAATCAAGGAATCTGTCAAGCGAATTTGGAAAGCGAAAATAAAGGTGGGTTTGCCGATTTCTGACCCCCCCCAACCAGGGCGGGCACAGGGGCACCGCCCCTACAAGGGGGGGAGCAAGCATCTAGAATCGATCGACTCGATCGACTTAAGTTTGCTGGCAACTCCCCAGGCGAGGGCAACTGCTGCCGATATTTTGCGAGATTCTTTGAAATTTGGCGGCAATCTACCTTTGCAGGTTCCAAAACCCGCAGAAAACCAGCTTTTGCGGAATTTGATTGTTGTAGATGATGTTTTGGGGTGCGAGTTTTTGGGCAACCACACTCCGGCGATCGCCCTTCCCGAACAGTTTGGTTACGAATTGCAACTGATTGACGATCGCACAGGGGCGATCGCTGAAAATACAGGTGCAGAGAATTTTTATCCGACACTGCTGCAAATATTCATTCGCGGCAATTGCTTCCGAGGCAGTGCTGGCTTGACCCAAGCAGCTCAAGATTGGTTTAAGAAATTATTAAAGACGGGAGAACTGCAAGCTGTGTTAATTTACGGAAGCCCCTACGTTTTAGAGCAATTTTTGCCACACTTGCCTCCGAGTATTCCTTATGTATTTTGTTATGGGCAGATGCCGGCAGCGCAATCTATCGCTCTAGAATTGCTATTCGGCATTGACGCAAAGGGCAATGCTTGA
- a CDS encoding TMEM165/GDT1 family protein, whose protein sequence is MDWQLLGISFITVFLSELGDKSQLAAIALGSSCNSPRAVFFGTASALLLASLIGVAIGLGTAEVLPERLVKGLAAIGFAVMGLRLLWPKADLPEASE, encoded by the coding sequence ATGGACTGGCAACTTTTGGGAATCAGTTTTATTACAGTGTTTTTGTCAGAATTGGGAGACAAAAGTCAATTAGCTGCGATCGCCCTGGGCAGTAGTTGTAACTCGCCCCGGGCTGTATTTTTCGGTACGGCGTCGGCGCTGCTGCTGGCGAGTTTAATCGGCGTGGCGATCGGCTTGGGCACGGCAGAGGTGTTGCCGGAGAGGCTGGTAAAGGGACTCGCGGCGATCGGATTTGCGGTGATGGGTTTGCGCTTGCTGTGGCCAAAAGCAGATTTACCGGAAGCATCCGAGTAG
- the sipA gene encoding regulatory protein SipA — translation MEKEFTIGQKVRVVAMPPYVKTAEPMPMLRPANLIAIGAEGVVIDRRPGNYWGIRFEKGAFLLDSQYIEAAETILEGNG, via the coding sequence ATGGAAAAAGAATTTACAATCGGTCAAAAAGTCCGAGTTGTGGCGATGCCGCCTTACGTCAAAACTGCCGAACCGATGCCGATGCTGCGGCCCGCGAATTTAATTGCGATCGGCGCTGAAGGCGTTGTGATCGATCGGCGTCCCGGCAATTATTGGGGAATTCGCTTTGAAAAAGGTGCTTTTCTGTTAGACAGTCAGTACATTGAAGCAGCGGAAACAATTTTAGAAGGTAATGGGTAA